ACAAGCTGATGGACATCAAATACTCATACAACAACCTGGGGCTGCTGACGCAGGCCCGGGAACAGGGGCGGGCGGTCAGTTACCGGTATGACGCCGCCAACCGCCTGACCGCTACGGTGAACGAAGTCACCGGCGTGACTACGGATTACCGCTACAACCCCGGCGGCATGCTGACCAGCCTGGCAAACAAAAAAGGCGAAGATGTCCTTTCCAGTTACGAATACTCCTACGACCGGCGCGGCAACCAGACCAAAAAGGTCGATAAAAACGGTACCAGCCGTTATTACTACGACGCTCTGTCCCGCCTGAAGACCGCCGTACTGCCGGACAACCTGACCCAGAGCTACACCTACGACAACTTAGGTAACCTGACTGAACTAAGCGAGAACCATGACGGACGCGTTAAGGAGACCTCATACAAATACAACCGGAACAGCGAACTCCTCCTGCAGGAAGAGAAGGACGGCGACGAGACCACCCGCTCCCTGTTCGGTTACGACAACAACGGCAACCAGATCGAAAAGAGCAAACTAATCTACCGCGACGGCTCGCTCGTTGTATCCGAAAACTCAAGCTACAGATTTGACGACTGGAACCAACTACGCGAAGCGGTGACACCTGACGGGAGGCGCGCCCGGTACGAATATAACGGC
This window of the Bacillota bacterium genome carries:
- a CDS encoding RHS repeat-associated core domain-containing protein translates to KLMDIKYSYNNLGLLTQAREQGRAVSYRYDAANRLTATVNEVTGVTTDYRYNPGGMLTSLANKKGEDVLSSYEYSYDRRGNQTKKVDKNGTSRYYYDALSRLKTAVLPDNLTQSYTYDNLGNLTELSENHDGRVKETSYKYNRNSELLLQEEKDGDETTRSLFGYDNNGNQIEKSKLIYRDGSLVVSENSSYRFDDWNQLREAVTPDGRRARYEYNGNGLRTSKDVDGEITNFTYDGGDLILETDGGGKLKAKNFYGLDLISRQTFMSTGFAPSTSNVERRTSNEISADDIYYYLFNGHGDVTQLLDERGEIVKDYEYDPFGKELTNELQLVPGKPFATLWRAEVEHLDNPFRYAGEYLDQETGYYYLKARYYDPQIQRFVSADSLAKNPTWKEHAYAYCGYNPINYIDPTGHVVANLRTLANSVPGS